One stretch of Chloroflexia bacterium SDU3-3 DNA includes these proteins:
- a CDS encoding guanylate kinase, protein MSFEDLNPVLSGQPPLPLLVVISGPSGVGKDTVLMRMRELGFPFHFVVTATSRARRPSERDGYDYHFVSEERFRDMIAGDELLEWAEVYGHYKGIPKSEIRQAHASGRDVILRIDVQGAATMRQLVPGAIFIFIAPASIDELRNRLRWRRTETDDEMERRLGVAMAEMEQVRNFDYVVVNREDKLDEAVGQIRSIIHAERLRVVPQKVTL, encoded by the coding sequence ATGTCATTTGAAGATCTTAACCCGGTGCTCTCCGGCCAGCCGCCGCTGCCGCTGCTGGTCGTCATCTCTGGCCCGTCGGGCGTGGGCAAAGACACGGTGCTCATGCGCATGCGCGAGCTGGGCTTCCCCTTCCACTTTGTGGTCACGGCCACCAGCCGCGCCCGCCGCCCCAGCGAGCGCGACGGCTACGACTACCACTTTGTGAGCGAGGAGCGCTTCCGCGACATGATCGCGGGCGACGAGCTACTGGAGTGGGCCGAGGTCTACGGCCACTACAAGGGTATCCCCAAATCCGAGATCCGCCAGGCTCACGCCAGCGGGCGCGATGTCATCCTGCGCATCGACGTGCAGGGCGCGGCCACCATGCGCCAGCTGGTGCCCGGGGCGATCTTCATCTTCATCGCCCCGGCCAGCATCGACGAGCTGCGCAACCGCCTGCGCTGGCGGCGCACCGAGACCGACGACGAGATGGAGCGCCGCCTGGGCGTGGCCATGGCCGAGATGGAGCAGGTGCGCAACTTCGACTACGTGGTGGTGAACCGCGAGGACAAGCTGGATGAGGCGGTGGGCCAGATCCGCTCGATCATCCACGCCGAGCGCCTGCGCGTGGTGCCCCAGAAGGTGACGCTCTAG
- a CDS encoding glutamyl-tRNA amidotransferase translates to MALQEQLQNDLKAAMRSGDKRRVEVIRMAMAAIKNAHIAQLKQAYDASAAAATDESTIELDHTAMSDEAALDVLKKESKRRREAAEVYRSANRADLAEAEEAEGAILDSYLPRQLTADELRPLVAEFIAGLGVASPSEMGKIMPALMKEFKTKADGRVINQVAREVLSSK, encoded by the coding sequence ATGGCTCTGCAAGAGCAACTGCAAAACGATCTAAAGGCGGCCATGCGCTCGGGCGACAAGCGCCGCGTTGAGGTTATCCGCATGGCGATGGCGGCAATCAAGAACGCCCACATCGCCCAGCTGAAGCAGGCGTACGACGCCAGCGCCGCCGCCGCCACCGACGAGTCGACAATCGAGCTCGACCACACAGCCATGAGCGACGAGGCCGCGCTGGATGTGCTGAAGAAAGAGTCGAAGCGCCGCCGCGAGGCCGCCGAGGTCTACCGTAGCGCGAACCGCGCCGACTTGGCCGAGGCCGAGGAGGCCGAGGGCGCGATCCTCGACTCGTACCTGCCCCGCCAGCTCACCGCCGACGAGCTGCGCCCGCTGGTGGCCGAGTTCATCGCGGGCCTGGGCGTGGCCAGCCCCAGCGAGATGGGCAAGATCATGCCCGCGCTGATGAAAGAGTTCAAGACCAAGGCCGATGGCCGCGTGATCAACCAGGTCGCGCGCGAGGTGCTCTCCTCCAAATAG
- a CDS encoding HDIG domain-containing protein, whose amino-acid sequence MRRRWSFWHNRRTTPAPAIAESVLYAERMFWLLTFSFGLIAWLILVVRAPLDPNLQVGKPSPVTIQASHDARYYSATRTEEARTRAESDPSTVVYTRDTAVPTQQRNLLSELLTTATQIRDDPTLSANDQRVRLTELPNSTLVITATMADTIVTLSEDQWKSVRQLGTDLYDMAMREYNFALTDQDVKNLRERSLPYWAAERADGAMRDLVISLTTPFLKANQLVDEDATRKRKQEAREAIQPVDVQLLQGESIVRAGDLITPDVLEKLEALGELEGELNIMRVLGRGIFAWLAASILGGYLATTRKHVRRSRRYTLVIYSLTLITLALARMLVGLPLGDTWPYAFPLGAAVLLIAALFDSGIALLVAIVLSFLIAFIDGSSFGLNAALLLSSTAGVFALGRANRSLRFLIAGLALTAVVALVQIALWTTSASQISPQQLPMILAMSLVNGTLASILALGLYNLLGQLAGVVTPFQLMELSNPTQPLLRKLIREAPGTYYHSVTVGNLAESAAELIGADALLLRVAAYYHDVGKSARPYFYTDNQNDRENVHNELDPRTSAQIIADHVREGVNMARAAHLPIQIIEFIQTHHGTSIIQHFYQMALREQDSVDVADFRYPGPKPQTREHAILMLADSVEATVRSKSQHGKLVTPRQRASGQGQPGAQTLEEMVSFIIDERIRSGQLDESPLTLHELACIRQAFITTLQGIYHPRVEYAPQLVKTT is encoded by the coding sequence ATGCGGCGGCGATGGAGTTTCTGGCATAATAGGCGCACCACGCCCGCGCCTGCCATAGCAGAAAGCGTACTGTACGCCGAGCGCATGTTCTGGCTGCTCACCTTCAGCTTCGGCCTGATCGCCTGGCTTATTCTGGTTGTGCGCGCCCCGCTCGACCCCAACCTGCAGGTCGGCAAGCCCAGCCCGGTGACCATCCAGGCCAGCCACGACGCGCGTTACTACAGCGCCACCCGCACCGAGGAGGCCCGCACCCGCGCCGAGAGCGACCCCAGCACCGTCGTCTATACCCGCGACACCGCCGTGCCCACCCAGCAGCGCAACCTGCTCAGCGAGCTGCTCACCACCGCCACGCAGATCCGCGACGACCCCACGCTCAGCGCCAACGACCAGCGCGTGCGGCTCACCGAGCTGCCAAATAGCACCCTGGTGATCACCGCCACCATGGCCGACACGATCGTGACGCTCAGCGAGGACCAGTGGAAGAGCGTGCGCCAGCTCGGCACCGACCTCTACGACATGGCCATGCGCGAGTACAACTTCGCGCTGACCGACCAGGATGTGAAAAACCTGCGCGAGCGCTCGCTGCCCTACTGGGCCGCCGAGCGCGCCGACGGGGCCATGCGCGATCTGGTCATCTCGCTCACCACGCCCTTCCTCAAGGCCAACCAGCTGGTGGATGAGGACGCCACGCGCAAGCGCAAACAGGAGGCCCGCGAGGCCATCCAGCCGGTGGATGTGCAGCTGCTGCAGGGCGAGAGCATCGTGCGCGCCGGCGACCTGATCACCCCCGACGTGCTGGAGAAGCTGGAGGCCCTAGGCGAGCTTGAGGGCGAGCTGAACATTATGAGGGTGCTGGGGCGCGGCATCTTCGCCTGGCTGGCGGCCAGCATCCTGGGTGGCTATCTGGCCACCACCCGCAAGCACGTGCGCCGCAGCCGCCGCTACACCCTGGTGATCTATAGCCTCACCCTGATCACGCTGGCCCTGGCCCGCATGCTGGTCGGGCTGCCGCTGGGCGACACCTGGCCCTACGCCTTCCCGCTGGGCGCGGCGGTGCTGCTGATCGCGGCGCTGTTTGACAGCGGCATCGCGCTGCTGGTGGCGATCGTGCTCAGCTTCCTGATCGCCTTTATCGACGGCAGCAGCTTTGGGCTGAATGCGGCGCTGCTGCTCAGCTCGACCGCTGGCGTGTTCGCGCTGGGCCGCGCCAATCGCTCGCTGCGCTTCCTGATCGCCGGGCTGGCCCTCACCGCTGTGGTGGCGCTGGTGCAGATCGCCCTGTGGACCACCAGCGCCAGCCAGATCTCGCCGCAGCAGCTGCCCATGATCCTGGCCATGAGCCTGGTCAACGGCACGCTGGCCTCCATCCTAGCCCTAGGGCTGTACAACCTGCTGGGCCAGCTGGCCGGGGTGGTCACGCCCTTTCAGCTGATGGAGCTTTCCAACCCGACCCAGCCGCTGCTGCGCAAGCTCATCCGCGAGGCCCCCGGCACCTACTACCACAGCGTCACCGTGGGCAACCTGGCCGAGAGCGCCGCCGAGCTGATCGGGGCCGACGCGCTGCTGCTGCGTGTGGCCGCCTACTACCACGATGTCGGCAAGTCGGCGCGGCCCTACTTCTACACCGACAACCAGAACGACCGCGAGAACGTGCACAACGAGCTGGACCCGCGCACCAGCGCCCAGATCATCGCCGACCACGTGCGCGAGGGCGTCAATATGGCCCGCGCCGCCCACCTGCCCATCCAGATCATCGAGTTCATCCAGACCCACCACGGCACCAGCATCATCCAGCACTTCTACCAGATGGCTCTGCGCGAGCAGGACAGCGTGGATGTGGCCGACTTTCGCTACCCCGGCCCCAAGCCGCAGACGCGCGAGCACGCCATCCTGATGCTGGCCGACTCGGTCGAGGCCACGGTGCGCTCGAAATCGCAGCACGGCAAGCTGGTGACACCGCGCCAGCGCGCCAGCGGCCAGGGCCAGCCCGGCGCGCAGACGCTGGAGGAGATGGTCTCGTTCATCATCGACGAGCGCATCCGCAGCGGCCAGCTGGATGAGAGCCCGCTGACCCTGCACGAGCTGGCCTGCATCCGGCAGGCCTTTATCACCACGCTCCAGGGCATCTACCACCCGCGCGTCGAGTACGCGCCCCAGCTGGTGAAGACCACATAG